The genomic DNA GTCGGGCAACCGCTTCAAGAAGATATCCTCTCCAGCAACGGCGATGTGCTGTACCGGGCGGGGGAGGTCGTGACGGCCGAGATTGTCGAGCGTATCGAACGCCACGGATTGCGCCGCGTGCTGCAGGATTCCGGGGAGGCCGTCGCACCATCGTTGACATCGGGAATCCATCGACAACAGCGGCTCAAACTGGCAAACGTTCCCTACTCCCAAGAGCGCGCCGAAGTCCTGAAACGACTGATCGATGAATCGACGCAGAAGCTCACCGAACTGGCCCAGTCGCTCCATGGTCGCGGCCGCGTCGATTGGCAATCGCTGACCGAGATCCCCGAACTGTTTGGCAAGCAGAGCGCGAAGGACATCGACCAAACGCTTTCATCGACGTTGCATCAATCTGCCTACGGCGAACTCAGCTCGCATTGCCTGACACTCAGCACGCTCGGGATGATGATCGCCCAAGAGATCCCTGGTTGCAACGAAGAGGAAATCCTGGACGTCGGGATTGCCGGTTCGCTTCACGAAATGGGAGTCGGCGAATTGGAACTGGGGCCCGAAGCGAGAAGCCGCCGCAGCGAATTGTCTGCATCGGACTTCGCCACGTATTCCCGACACCCGATCGTTGCCCACGAACTCTGCAGCTCGATCACCGGATTAAGCAGCCGTGCCCGGCAAGGCATGCTGCACGTCCACGAACAGCTCGACGGATCGGGATTTCCGCATGGCGTGGGTGGCCAACAAATCAACCGTATCGCCAGGATCCTGAACGTTGCCGATGCCTATCTGACGTTGCAAAACCCGCTCGACGGCCGACCTGCAATCAAGCCCTACGATGCCCTGGTCTGTTTGCTGTATCAGGTCCGCGCGGGGCGCTGCGATGCCGAAGCGGTCCGCGGACTGTTGAATCTGGTCTCGCTGTTCCCGTTAGGAAGCTTCGTGCGACTGGACGATTCGCGGGTGGCGAAGGTCATTCGCAGCAATTCCCCCTCCTACACCAAGCCGACCGTGGTGACGCTGGACACGGAGGAATTGATCAACCTTCGCGAAGCGAACCATCGGATTGTTGCGATCGAAGCGAATCCATCGTCCCAGGAAATACGCCTGCAACCCGATGAACTGAAGATGCCCTACTGGATCCCAAGCGTCCACAAACCTCAACTGGCCGGCAGCGTCTAAACCGGCTTGGCCGAACGCAAGTGTCGCGTCAAAGAATCGTTAGAACCCCAAGGCCGCTAGCGATTCGTGCCGCACGATTCCTGGGACAGAGCCTTCAGCAAAAACATGCCGTTGTGCCAATAGCGGCGTGCCAAACGACGCGGTTCCTGAAGCATTCGATAACACCACTCCAACCCCGCCCGCTGCAGCCAACGCGGGGCCCGCGCGACGCCACCGGCAACGAAGTCGAACGACGCGCCGATCTGCACGCAGACCGGCGCCCCAATCGCTCGATAGTTCTCGGCGATCCAAAGCTCACCTTTCGGCTGCCCCATCGCGACGTACACGATATCGGGCTCGGCGCTGCGAATCTGTTCGATTAGATCGGCATGTTCTTGTTCGCTGAGCGGGCGAAACGGGGGCGAATGCACTCCCGCCACAATCAAGCCTGGATAGCGTGCCGAAAGCTTATCGGCCGCCGCTTGAGCCACTCCCGGGGCACCGCCGAGAAAATAGATTCGCCGATTCTTGTGGGCCGACCATTGCGTGAGTGCATAGATCAACTCCGAACCCGCGACCCGTTCGGGTAACGGACGATTGGTCCAACGTGAACGCCAAACCATCGGCATCCCATCGCAAACGATAAACGCAGCGTCGTCGTTGACCTGCCGCAACGGTGGGTGCTGGGCCGTCAGCATGTTGTAGTTTAGATTCGCCGTGATGAAGTATCCCGGCTGCCTCGCGGCGATCAACCGGTCGACATGCTGAAGCGTCTGTCCCAGGGTGAGCCGCGAAAAGGGGACGCCCCAGATCTTGACCGCTTCGGGTTTCGCTGGCGGTCCAGCGGGAATCGTCTCCATTTCCGCCAACGCGGCTTCGACGCGTTCTTCCAGTTCGACGATCTGCGTTTCCAATTTGGAAAGCGCACGGTCGGCGCAAACCGGTTTTCGGTTCAAGAAAACGTTGGCCGAAGCGCCCGATTCGATGGCGTTAGACATAGGTTTAGATCTCGTACGAGTGAACGACGAGGTCGCCGGTGTGCCGTTGGACGATATTGATTTTCGTTCCACAGGGCCAGCAGTAGGTGAAGACGCAGCGCCCCAGCAGGTCGCGTGACTTGTCGACTTCCGGCGGGCAGGTGGTGCAGCACAACGGTACGCACAGGATGACTTCGGTCGGGCAGCAGCCGGTGGGGACTTGAACGACCACTTGGCCGGCTTGTCCGGTTTTGCACTTGTGCATCAGCATCGCCAGGATCGGATGGTTCCGGTAAACGACGCGCGGCTTCTCGCAGCAGTGGCCGTAACTGCCGTGGGCTGCGGCGATCGGCGGATAGATCGGCGAATAGGATTCGTAATAGGGCTCAACCGCTTGCGGAATCGCGGGTGGGGCCATGTCGATAATGACCGAATGATCGTCCTGGACGGGAGGATTGATCGCTTCGGGAGCGGCGATCTCTTCGTAGGCTGCGGGAGTGACCAGGACGTCCAGCCAGCCAGCAGGCGCGGGAACCGCGATCGCGGCGATAGCAACCACTAGCGTTGCCCGGATGATAAGTTTTGTGTTCATGATCAGCATCTCGTATGCATCGGATTTGGGAGCTCGCAGCGCGTGCCGACTTGGCAGGCTGCGTAACCAAACACTAGTGCGCACCGCTGCGGATGGAACCGATGCCTTGAGGGAGAGCCGAGGGGAGATGCCAAGAACTGGTCGGCTGCAGGCAGATTTGCCGTTCATGCCGGTTATAACGATCCGCTAGAGACGGCCATGCAACGTTTTTCTTGGCGTTCGCTCGATGGGAACCTTCATCGGCGGAGCGTGTCCTTTTTTAAGAGGACCGATCGCTTGTCACTTGCAACCCAAGGATCCGGCGGGACTTAGTCGAGGTCGCTGGGTAAAAGGAGTTTTAGAGAATGGGGTCGAATCGCCTGGATTTGCCCTTTTGCATTCGCAAACGCTTTGTCATATTGACCGAATAGATAAATTGGCACGGGCTGAAAGTCCGTTCTCAATGGCTAATGGCGATTGATTAGGCGTTAAGATCCGCTCTGAACGGTTTGATCGTCGAATCGCTTCCCTTGCCGCGATTGCGGACCGAGGTTGAAGAATCGAAAAAATCGTTACAGATTGCGTCGGTTCCCTGCCAGATCAAGGGCTAGCCCAGCCGAAGTAGAGACTTGTAAAGATTTGTGTTTTCTATCGCTCGTGTTAGAGCGTCGCCCACTTGTATCAAGCGACTGCCGCGACCAGCACAAGATGTTCAGGTGACATCAATGAATTTGGAAAAAGTACGTAATATCGGTATCAGTGCCCACATCGACTCGGGCAAAACAACCCTCAGCGAACGCATCCTGTTCTACGCTGGTCGAATCCACAAGATCGAAGACGTTCGTGGCGGCGGCGACGGCGCGACGATGGATCACATGGAACTGGAAAAAGAGCGTGGAATCACGATCACCAGTGCTGCGACCTCGCTGAAGTGGACCCACTTGGGCGAAGAATACAACGTCAACTTGATCGACACTCCCGGCCACGTCGACTTTACCGTCGAAGTGGAGCGTTCGCTGCGCGTTCTCGACGGTGCGATTTTGGTTCTCTGTAGCGTCGGTGGTGTGCAAAGCCAGTCGATCACTGTCGATCGCCAAATGAAGCGTTACAAAATCCCTCGCCTGGCGTTCATCAATAAGATGGACCGCACCGGTGCCGATCCCTACCGGGGTTTGCGCGAACTGAAAGACAAGCTACAGGCCGACGCGTTCCTGATGCAGTTGCCGATCGGACGCGAAGACAACTTCAAGGGTGTTATCGATCTGATCGAGCGCAAGGCTTATTACTTCGATGGCGACAACGGTGAAACGCTGCGGATTGAAGAGCCACCCGCGGAGATGGCCGACGAAGTCGAAGAGACTCGCCTGTCGATGCTCGAAGCGCTGTCAATGTACAGCGATGAGATGATGGAAAAGATGCTCAGCGAAGAAGAGATCAGCACCGATCTGATCTACAAAGTCGCTCGCAAGGCAGTCCACGCTGGCGCCACTCCGGTCTACATGGGCAGTGCCTACAAGAACAAGGGTGTTCAACCTCTGTTGGATGCCGTTGCACGCTACCTAACCAGCCCGCTGGATCGCGAAATCTACGGCATCGATCCGAAGGACGAGACAAAGAAGATTCCGTTGAGCCCCGATCCAAACGAACCGTTTGTCGGCATGGCGTTCAAGATCGTCGACGACGAATATGGCCAGCTGACCTACATGCGGATCTATCAAGGAACCTGCGAAAAGGGTGGCTCGTACGTCAACCAACGTACCGGCAAGAAGGAACGCTTCAGCCGTCTGGTTCGAATGCACAGTAACAAGCGTGAAGAAATCGAGACCGCCAGCGCCGGCGACATCATCGCGGTGATGGGCATCGACTGCGCCAGCGGTGACGCATACGGCCCCGAACGCAACTTCTGCACGCTCGAATCGATGTTCATCGCGGAGCCTGTGATCAAGGTTTCGGTCACGCCAACCAGTCGTGCCGAAGCGGACAAGATGGGCAAAGCGCTGCAACGCTTCCGTAAAGAAGACCCAACCTTCCGCGTCGAAACCGACGAGGAGAGCGGTGAGGTCCTGATCAGCGGCATGGGTGAATTGCACCTGGACGTTTACGTCGAACGCATGCGTCGTGAATACGGCGTCAGCGTGACCGTGGGTGCTCCGAAGGTTAGCTACCGCGAAGCTCCAACGAAGCACGTCGATTTCGACCACAAGTTCAAGAAGCAGACGGGTGGTTCGGGTCAATTCGCGCATATCAAGGGATCGATCGAACCGATCGAAAGCGATAGCGAAGGCAGCTTCGAATTCGAAGATAAGGTTGTTCAAGGACGTATTCCAAAGCAATACATCCCTGCGGTCGAAAAGGGTTTCCGCGAATCGTTGATCAAGGGCCCCGTGGCGGACTTCCCCGTAGTGGGAACCCGCGTGACCTTGACCGATGGTGCTTATCACGATGTTGACTCGTCGGAAAAATCGTTCCACACATGTGCTCGCGAATGCTTCCGAGAGTATTTCAAGAAAGCTTCGCCCGTGTTGCTGGAACCGATCATGCAGGTCGAACTGGAATGCCCCGAATCGTTCCAGGGAGCGGTTGTGGGTGACGTGACCAGCCGCCGTGGAATGATCACCAACACTGATATCCGTGACACCGTCAGCTACATCAGCGCGGAAGTCCCGTTGGCGGAAACCTTCGGCTACGCGACCGATTTGCGCAGCATGACGCAGGGTCAGGGAACGTTCACAATGGAACTGTGCAAGTACCAACGCGTTCCAGGCAATATCCAAGAAGATATCGTTAACGAAAAGAAAAAGGCGGATCTGGTCGCGGCGAAGTAAAACGCTTCGTAACACCAGTTGTCTAACCAACGCAAAGGCCACGTCGATCACTCGACGTGGCCTTTGCTATTTATGGTGTACGCATCCGGCCATCCGATCGCCAGCCTATGATTGTCAAGCGTTCTCC from Rosistilla carotiformis includes the following:
- a CDS encoding WecB/TagA/CpsF family glycosyltransferase, whose amino-acid sequence is MSNAIESGASANVFLNRKPVCADRALSKLETQIVELEERVEAALAEMETIPAGPPAKPEAVKIWGVPFSRLTLGQTLQHVDRLIAARQPGYFITANLNYNMLTAQHPPLRQVNDDAAFIVCDGMPMVWRSRWTNRPLPERVAGSELIYALTQWSAHKNRRIYFLGGAPGVAQAAADKLSARYPGLIVAGVHSPPFRPLSEQEHADLIEQIRSAEPDIVYVAMGQPKGELWIAENYRAIGAPVCVQIGASFDFVAGGVARAPRWLQRAGLEWCYRMLQEPRRLARRYWHNGMFLLKALSQESCGTNR
- a CDS encoding HD-GYP domain-containing protein, with the translated sequence MGTLPGSSPHLSVGQPLQEDILSSNGDVLYRAGEVVTAEIVERIERHGLRRVLQDSGEAVAPSLTSGIHRQQRLKLANVPYSQERAEVLKRLIDESTQKLTELAQSLHGRGRVDWQSLTEIPELFGKQSAKDIDQTLSSTLHQSAYGELSSHCLTLSTLGMMIAQEIPGCNEEEILDVGIAGSLHEMGVGELELGPEARSRRSELSASDFATYSRHPIVAHELCSSITGLSSRARQGMLHVHEQLDGSGFPHGVGGQQINRIARILNVADAYLTLQNPLDGRPAIKPYDALVCLLYQVRAGRCDAEAVRGLLNLVSLFPLGSFVRLDDSRVAKVIRSNSPSYTKPTVVTLDTEELINLREANHRIVAIEANPSSQEIRLQPDELKMPYWIPSVHKPQLAGSV
- the fusA gene encoding elongation factor G, which codes for MNLEKVRNIGISAHIDSGKTTLSERILFYAGRIHKIEDVRGGGDGATMDHMELEKERGITITSAATSLKWTHLGEEYNVNLIDTPGHVDFTVEVERSLRVLDGAILVLCSVGGVQSQSITVDRQMKRYKIPRLAFINKMDRTGADPYRGLRELKDKLQADAFLMQLPIGREDNFKGVIDLIERKAYYFDGDNGETLRIEEPPAEMADEVEETRLSMLEALSMYSDEMMEKMLSEEEISTDLIYKVARKAVHAGATPVYMGSAYKNKGVQPLLDAVARYLTSPLDREIYGIDPKDETKKIPLSPDPNEPFVGMAFKIVDDEYGQLTYMRIYQGTCEKGGSYVNQRTGKKERFSRLVRMHSNKREEIETASAGDIIAVMGIDCASGDAYGPERNFCTLESMFIAEPVIKVSVTPTSRAEADKMGKALQRFRKEDPTFRVETDEESGEVLISGMGELHLDVYVERMRREYGVSVTVGAPKVSYREAPTKHVDFDHKFKKQTGGSGQFAHIKGSIEPIESDSEGSFEFEDKVVQGRIPKQYIPAVEKGFRESLIKGPVADFPVVGTRVTLTDGAYHDVDSSEKSFHTCARECFREYFKKASPVLLEPIMQVELECPESFQGAVVGDVTSRRGMITNTDIRDTVSYISAEVPLAETFGYATDLRSMTQGQGTFTMELCKYQRVPGNIQEDIVNEKKKADLVAAK